In the genome of Myripristis murdjan chromosome 21, fMyrMur1.1, whole genome shotgun sequence, the window TGGGATGAAAAAAGACTTTGGTCATTTCAGAATGAATTGATCTGAGTGAGACGTGAAGGTTGGTGGCTGGATAATGCTACGTGTCCTCTACTGGATGTGTTGGGTGGGTGAGGCACCTTTGGCCCAGTGGGGACTGGGAACCTGTTTTTGCATGCCGGGAATCAAGGTCCAAACAGGCACATGATAGGCCAATATGATCTGTACTGGACTCTGCATGCTGAGCTAGGAGACAAATCCTCTCATAATATCTAGTCATTTaaaaagttatgttttttttaatagtcaTCTTCCCTAAGTTTTATACAGTGAGAATGTTACAATATAAGCCATCTCTTGTATTACTGCTGCAAGAAGAGAGAACACAATACTAACCTTGCCCATGCTTTAGTTGAACAGAACGGGGATGCAGCCAGTATAAATGTCGCCTACTGGTATTCAGCCATGTTGTTTTCTGGCCTTGAGTAGACGCTGCCATAAGATGGCTGCCAGTGCTGCAGTTATAGACCATCTGAGTCAAAGCCACAAGCCTCGCCTCATAGTTCAGAGAAGTCAGCGAGTAAGGGACAGAGGCCTACAAGGCCTAGAGATATTCCTAGAGCCCACGCTCTGAAATAAGATTAAAGAAAAATAGACTTCAGGTTTCTATTTATCAGAGGAGGCGGACTGAACCGCTGGTGGGATTTAGATAGTGATATGTATACACCACTCCTTACAGCGctctcccacccacacacacatctgtttatgagtgtgtgtgtgtgtgtgtatgtgtgtgtttgtatgtgtgtggggggctcCTCACATTGATTGCAGTGGGGGTAATTAGCACTTCATCAACTATGATTGCGGGAGCTATCTGCCAGCCTCCAATGTGTTTTTATCTGGCCGTAAAAAGGCAATACTCAGTCTCAGGCTCTGATTTTCTCCTCCCCACAgactgtgtgcatatgtgtgtgcgcgtgtgtgtgtctgtgtgcctgtgtgtgtgtgtgtgtgtgtgtgcgtgttttacAGTAGGCATGAAGAATATTGGGATTCTTTACATTTGTCTGCGTTTTTATGCTGATTAAACCACATTGGCGTGAGTGTGTGCCATAGAAAATCACACGTCGCccttgcaaaatgtttttttcttttctaagttacttgacaaagagaaaagtgtgtgactagagatagaaagagagggaCATGGGAACATACTTGTAAAAAATAGAGAATGACAGTCCAAGTATTTACTCTATCTGTACAGTCTCTACCCCAGAACATAGCTGGTGAACTGTGGTATAGAAAATAGATCTGAAGTTACACAGACTCTGCTGTGACAGGGCATTATAGAAGGGGTTGTCTTGGATGAACCGTCAGCAAGCAAGGTAAACCACGAGTGTGGCTGTGAAACACGCATCGTTCTCATGGACTCTCACAGTTACAGAGGAATCTAAAGGCATCCCATGATCAGAGGTCCTCTTCCCTCCTGTGCCGGAGACGATCAGCCTCCTCAGAATCCATCCACCCATGAtgagacagctggagagagggaggacgaggcggaggaggagaaggaggagaagaagaaaggaaggaaggttTGCCTGGATCCGATCCACAGAAGAAAGAGGGTTTGGAGTCTTTTAGGGAAAAGCCCTGCCTCCATCGTGttcccccctccacacacacacacactctgcactggTCAGCTGTGGCTATGTGGCGGGCTTATCGGGCTTGCTGACAGGTTTACCTCCATTCATCACCGCCGGCTCACTTGTGCTTTTACTGGGAGGTACCGCCGCCTTGGGCACTGTCTCTCCAACATCATGCAACGATGGCTCTCTGTACATGGCAACTGGTGGAGCACACAGCAAGGGAGACAGAGGCATAAGGGAGAAAGCCGTTAGTAAAAACCTCTGGAGGAAGTCTCGTCCTACCTCTCCTTAGATTGATTCATGTGTCATTCCTCCCAAATAAtgacttctttctttttcctacACAAATGAAACCTTACTTTGGCCATGCTTCAAAACCGAAGACGCAAtttgcagaagaagaagaaaacaataacaacaacaacgaaaaaaaaaatacaaaatagaacCAGATGTATCTTTTTGCCTGTGGGCTGCAACCATCCTGACTGGCTTCTTTCTCTCCAAGGACTCAATCTGAATATAACCACAAGCTTTTGTacaaacagccaaaacagtCTCATTATCCCCTGCTCTAAAGGCACTGCACTACAGCTGCATTTCTGTCTTCATAGCACATTTCAAGTTGATTCCATGTTTATATAATGGAAACAAATCAGGCTGGGAGCTGACGAGGGTGATGGGGGGCATCTGCTGGCACACCATAAGCTATCAACATTTCATGGCTACACAGACAGAGGTGTCCAGGCTCCTACATGCTTAAAACTGCAGTAAATTATAAATCAGCACATCAATACACATCACATGTCGTGAATGAATAACTATTTTTCATATAGTGGCACTGCTGTTCTGAGCAAAATCATGTCTTTGATGGGAACTCTTGTGATATGAAAGGCTTTAACTATCAGTCAGAGACTTGCATGCGATTGAAACTCAAAATACTTTAATACGGTGCGTAAAAACCCAGATGCATAATCAAGTGTCATCATAACAGTGTTATTGTTATTAGATCTCCCTGGCTCAAACTGCCTGTTACATACCTTCTAATGGCTTGGGCAGGAAGTGAGCagctggttttgttttcttcactcgATTCCCCTTCATGGCTTGGCCCTCTTTATTGAGCCCTAGGAACCAAGCTCTCCCTGACTCCTGTTGTCTGTACAACATGGACGAGTAGATCACATAGTAGTTCTCAAACACAGACTCTTTGAACTTGCATTCCGCTGTAAAGAGTTCCTgcaaaagacagacacaaaaaccAGAGCCGATGTAAGAGCAGGGATTTATCAGACCAAAAAACGTTAGACAAGAGGCTTCATTTGAATGTAAGCGGGAGACATTCCACCAGACACAAATTAATAATTCAGATCTCACATTCAACAGAAAAGGCGTAGATATCAGATTCATAATTCATATTTGAGCATGTAGCCTTATACGGAGGTCAGAGGGATGAACGCAGCTTTCATTTCATGCTTGTAATGTACAGATTAATGTTACGGCGGCAACAGAAACTGCCTCGCCAGGTAAAGTGGACTCCATTCTTCCAGCTGTCTTGAAAAGGACGAGGACGTTGCGGTGTCCTGAGGTATATAGTCCAACTAGCTATATAATCATGTCAAATTCAAGCCTGGCTTAATGGCCTGCTCTGGTGAAATGCAACTCTCATTTTCTCCTTGGCCTTAACCTTGACTTCAGATGTAAGAGCACTGGTTTAGTCAATTAGCTCATGTTCCTAGCAGAAAGCATATATTGTTAGAGTCTGACCTCTGTACCTTGGCTCTTGGTAAAATCAGCTATTTCTCTCAGAGGGCTAGCCAGACAGTCATGACCTGCTATATAGACTCTGCCCTGCTGTTCCTCAAAGTGTTTTCACAGAGCTTATAGTTTATCCAGTTGGTGAAAACCCCGAAAGGATCATTCTTTGTAATTTCCCAAATAGCATCTCTTTTAGTGCAAATTTGTGCATGACTGCCTTCTCTACTTTGTGTGAATAACGACAGAACTAATCCGGTGACTTCTCCATCCTTTACACCCCGATTTGTCAATGACAAATGAACACTGAAGCACCGTATCTCTTTCTACTGTTCTCCATTCATCTCCGATCAGGAGGGTAATAAAAAGCGTTTCCACACTGTCCGCTCTGCCCGGCTAAAAATAAAGGCATTCATTGGGGTGTATTAATCAAAGCACACTCATCACCAATGGAGAGGTCTAAGCACATCTGTTGTGATGAATTCACACTGCACTGGTTCACAAAAATAGTATCAGGATTGTATGTATGAAGCCTCGGAGGAGTTCGTCAAGTGGTCCCCAAAGTGGGGTCAGGGGACCAGCAGGGGTTCCTGGGAGGGGACTTGGGGGGTGAAACGAGGACTAGTTTAATTTGCAGTTAGCACAATGTGAGAATGTGAAAAGATGACTATTTCGATTATAGTTTTCATTGTACCCAGCAGTACCTACAAACCTACACTACAGACAGGTACTCATTTCTGTACCAAATCACACCCAACATTAAAAATCTTCTCAGTCTTTTCATCCGAGGGGTCTGTGATCTAATGTATAATTTGGCGGTCCTCGATATGCAAACCTTTGGGAGCACCTGCCTTGCTATACTTCATCTGCTCTTTCAGTCAGACAGTGTTCAAAGAACTTGGCTGAATGCAAAGGGAGGGATTCAACATTAGTTAATGTATTTGGGAGGATTAATTAACACGCATTAAATGTCAGACAAAATGTGGTTATAGCCGGTGTGCCGATACCTCAGCATAAATATTCATGAAGTAAAAACCCTTAGCGTTCAACTTCTCTCCTTAATGTAATTTTCAGTAATATTTTCATGAGCCGTTCGGACCTTGATCTTGTGGTTAATATGATGAGGCCTCTCTAAGGAGGTGCTGGTAAATCTCCTAAATGCGCCGGTGGTTATTTATGGGCTATAGGCCCAGTTCCAAATACACGACACACCACGCCATAATAGCCGTTATTAGCCTTGTGCTAAATTACTCCTGTCAGAGCTTAACCACCAGGCAGTATCCCGCTGAAAGCAGTGCTGAGTGGAGAGGAACTGAGAGACACTTTGGATGACCATAATGACCGTGAGAAGCAGCCAGCTGCATTTTGAGAGCTCCTCTTTATCCTTGATTGAGGACTCAAGATATTTCTGAGTGGAAGGAATACGTGCATACCATCAGAATCAGAGGAGATGCTGTGACACCAAAAATAACAGTGTGAAGTGTTATGATTCTGTAATTATATTGACAAATATTCAATAATGCCAATTCACTGATAGGCCTTTGGCAAAGAGAAGTGACAATATCACACTCTGTATTTGTTGGGAAATCCTACGTTCTGACTTCGGTCCGTCTAGCCAGTGATTACATTGCACAAGAGAATTAACTTAAGACTATTCTAGGAAAGAATTCTGTAATGTAGAGATTAGGATCAGCACTATTAATCTGGCGGCCATATCAGGCCATGGAGGCTCAGCAAAACAATCCATTGATAGGCAGAGACGCTGCACGCTGACACTATAAAAAGGGGGCCTTATGCGATTAAAGCCCAAGCATGAGGCTCTCTAGGCTTGTttaatatcaaataaataaacatccctcTGGACTATGCCATGCTCAGCCCAATCATTATTCATTCTGTGATGCACATTGGGATTTATTGTGTGTCAGCAGCAACCAGCCCTTCATCAAATGGCTGCTTATCATGTCCGTGTTGTCAGAAAGGCAggcctgtctgctgtctgtcaggACAGGCAGGGTGAGGGAATAGCTTATTACACACTATATAGCTCAGGTAGCACTTAACAGATACCAGGTTACGAAAGAGCAGGCTCATCTCAAGAGGGAAATAGTGGGGAGATGAGCAATATTTGGATTTCctccactgcacagcacaggAGTGATGCAGGTACCACAATAAGAGGGCTGTGATAGATGATTTCACGCTCACCTAGGGGTGATCCCCAGCCAACAACACGGGTTTTAACAAATGTCTTCATTGCACTGCTTCACTCGATCCAAATAACCTTTGTTCTCCCTGTATGCTGTGTAAAAGGGCATTAAAACACGCTCTTTTTGCGCTGGGGCAAAATCTGTTGCTGAGCCGATTAGAAGGCAAACAGTTTTACCTTCATGGTTCCCTGAGTCGCTTCAATTAGGTAATTAATTCCACTTCCTCCTCGTAAGGTGAGCTGCATTGCAGGTTGGTTGGCTGCTGTAATTAGCCAGATCATTTCCATGCCGATCCAGGTTGGGCCCGACTCTGATTACTTAGAAGGCACCTTCCTGATTTCCCCAACAACCCCGAGCCAAAGCAATCACAAAAGCTGATGCCAAGGCCGTAATTGGGGCAAATCACAagcctttatgtaaacaaacaaaatgtctgtTTGCGTTTATGGGGGCAGAACAAGCGGAGGCGGTTTGATTTTGGAGGGATGCTTTTGTGACGAGGGACAATGTGATGCTGTCAGTCACTGAAATCAGTTTGATTTGAAGATCAGAGCAGTGAAAGCAGCTTTCTTCAGACACTGTGTTGGTTGATTGCATTTTAAGTGTGTCAAGTGTCAATGGAgagctggcattttttttttttttttcatgttttccctTTGTCTCACTATACTACCGGGAGCAAAAAGAGACAGATTCTTCTTTTGTGGTCAACAATTCTCAAGATTTTATGGCTGAGTTCGACACTTGGCCCTATCACCGAGTCAAATCTGTGTCTTCATTGTCTATTTTCTGCCAGTGTTCCAGCGGATTCTTATCTCCCAttgccctcctccctcctccaccattttaaatgaatgaatatgaaatattgacagattgatttaaatgttttgtgtgtggaagAGATTTGCCACCAGAACGGTTATGATGCACATCACTGTATTAATCCACCCCGTGAAAGCAAACGTCCCCGGGGCAGTCTTCACTTTGATCTGCAGCTTGCCAACTTTATTAAAGTGAAACAGCCACTGTTCTCTACTGACAGCTGCTACTGCGCTTTTCTTGACAAGcccttgtcttttctctttcttttctctttttttttttaaccctccctCTCTCGGGCACCCAGAGCATGTCACATACCTTTGCTCTtgggtttccatggtaacagagAAGGGTTATAGGATACCAAAGTGCTATTAGGAGGACCTGGGCATCCCCattacatccacaaacacaaaataagacCCATGGGAGGCCAGCAAAACCCAAAGTTGTATCctgctgtaatatttttgttgtctttttttgccTGCCGCCATTTGTTGAATCAAAATGATCTGCGCATGAGATTACATTTAATAATGCCCGTCTGTCAGCATCTCCCTTTACTTATCTGATTAAGCGCCTACGATGTAATTTCGCTTTATTtattctatatttatttatatttattgttgcaAACCAATATTTTAAAAACCCATCAATCAAAAACACATCAGTCTTAATCTGCTGATTGTAATGCCTCCTATGAGCTATAATAATCAAACCTGAAAGGTCAGTTTATGATGAAGGCACAAGTACATTATGTACAGTAATTATGCATGGTCTTCAGTAAAAGAAGCCTGCCAAATAATGCATTTGGATGTGAAACCAAAAGGAAACTACAGGAAAATGTTTGCGATAGTGCCACCTCTCAACAGTGAGCTGTTTAAATAACGCTGCTCAACATCAAACAGATACGTCTGGAAAAATATGGGtgacagtgaaggagagaggaggagaaagtggtGTGGGCACGGCGCACACCTTCACACCAGTGGCAAATCGAATCATTTTTGAGGCACCAAACGGTTGATTTTCTCCCCGCTCGATCCCCTCGCCTGGCGCTCCACATCAGTGGCTCCCTGGCCCCTGATTGGCCATGCTCTGAATGAAAGATCATAATTGACCTTGGCTACAGACAGCGAGAGGGCCAGAACTGCTCAGCCCCACATAATCAGCCCACTCACCAAAGTAAAGAGACAGGGACACGGAAAAACAGAGATAACCAGTGTGGCAGCGGCACAGCAgaagagacacagggagagtgTGGGTTGAGGGGAAGGGGTAGCATCAAGGAGGAACCATTTCCACAGAGAAAGGATGAAAGATAAAGAGAGGCAAccggacagagacagatggagagagtggGAGTCTTAAATAAAAAGCCCAGATAGAGAGTGAAACGACTTAAAACGACAAGAGAGCAGGAGTGTCACTGAAATGAACATCTTTTGGAAAATCATACGACGGGTTGCGATTGCGGAGCAAAGCTACCTAAAAGTAGGTGAGAGGGGGCTGATACAGGGAGGGGACTGACATTAATATGCAGAGTGGCTGCTCACTACCCCAGCGTGGAAACGAagaaattgtttattaatgctGCCAGCATAAAGCCTATTAATCCATGGAAAAAGGTCAACCTCCAGAAAGCTGAGCTGCATTCACAATGCTAAGCTGTTCTCATATGTATAAGAGTCACGTCAACAGTGGGCGCAGACAATGGGGGCTTCAGCAGACCTGTCTGATTAGCAAACCAAAagggggagaggagacaaggactAAATTAAGAGAGCCAGCGGTAAACAACTGGATGAAttgtgtgcacatacagtaaACAGGATCAGTTGACAGAGAGGGAGCTTTTTATCTTGCATGATGTGCGCAGTCATGACGTGACCAGCAGCATTTGTACTGGGAGCACAGCCagattactgaaaaaaaaaaaaaaaaaaaaaaagtaaatgattatcacacaaagaaaaataaaacaactcaaacattttcttgtttatgCTTACATGACAATTGCTTTTAATTTGGAATATATGTTGtcactcaaaaacaaacttcGCCCTCTTgtgcacacatttttgtttttcatgaaaagaatatctatttttttttttttcttgtttgggACCCTTAAAATgaatcagtgacatttttttacTTGGCAGCAGCCCAAATTATTTTATTGCCTCAAGACAATGTTGTGCAATAAGGGCACCAAAACATTGAGGACATTTATGTGTTTCTACAACATTTATTTAATGGAAAAAGtacaaacaaagacattttccaTCAATAAAGTTTCTCAAAACATGTCTCATTTGTACTGTGCAGTTCACTGTCCTCAATATCTGAAGGAGTGGACAAAACAGACTCCAACTCCTTTCTTCCATAAAAGAGTTTTGTGTTCATGTCCTATGAATAGCAGTTCAtacactgaccaaaaaaaaatgaccttttactagcatacaacaaaacaaaaaccaatgAAAATGTATTCTTAATGCATCTTGGCAGGTTCATGCGCTTAAGAATATTTTTTAGTACAGTTATTATCATTTAAATGAGCTAAATACTGCAGTGCATCCTTGCTCTCCACCCGACTGTGTGCTCTTGCCGCTTTGCTTCCTGAAAGTAAGTCTGCTCTCTTCCTGTTGCATCATATCCCCTGCAGCACCTTACTGGGTTGTTCTCAAACATGTCATTAAGCATTATTATGTGTaaaaattaagataaaataTTATTTGGGCTGTGGCTGAGAAAAAGGCTTTCTATTACCTGAAACAAGAGAGGGTTTGGAGAACGGATGGACAGGCCACTGAGGTTAAAACTCACCAGTTTGtgtatgtaataaataaatcaataaatgaataataataaaagaaaagaaaaacattcaatGGAGAACAAAATTGGAGAGAATCAGGGAAATTACAGAGGACAGGTGTGACTGAGTGGGACTGAGGCCTCTCCTTGGCTCAGCTTCAAAGCAAGATTTTGCTCCATCACTTAAATAATCGTGAAGTAATTCATTTCCTGACTTACTTTGTCTTGAGAGTAATAATATATTTATCTCTGGATCTGCAGACACCAGGACCAACATGCTATCATTGTGCGCTGCTACATCTACTCGAATGTTTCATCTGATTGGAGCGGCTCAGAAACTGTTGCAAAGCTATAAGTTGCTCTGATGAGGGATTTTTCAACGAACTGACAAAGCAAATAATACCATGTTTGATGAATGACTCGGAGAGTGACTAAAGCAGATTTAAATAGTGGTTATGCATCATTAGCTCCTTGCCTGATATTATCAGAAGTTTCAACAAAACGTCTGCATTAATTGTTGCTATCACTGCTGACAAACAAGAATAGGATATTAAAAGCTGAAAGCTGAACATTAAAAACTCAGTATTCGCTATTCAACTCACTATACTACTCTATTTGAAGTGCTCATCCTTGATGAACTAATAAGGTTTTAACAAGGATTATAATGATGCCTATTGCATAATTTTGCGAAACCTTGAGAATCCTTTTGAAGTGTATTTCTAGATTAGATTTTGCCTTGTTACAGTATTTGGACACagacatgcatttttcattattttgtccaaCACCGTGCAAGGACTCGGGCATAAAATACACTGTGATATCATAATTTTCACTTTCCCGTGTAATCTGCATGCAGAAAGAAAAAGGTTAAAATAGATATATATT includes:
- the fgf14 gene encoding fibroblast growth factor 14 isoform X3, whose protein sequence is MDSHTFTCRRKKHVDPQLKGIVTRLYCRQGYYLQMNPDGSLDGTKDDSSNSSLFNLIPVGLRVVAIQSVKTGLYIAMNGEGHLYTSELFTAECKFKESVFENYYVIYSSMLYRQQESGRAWFLGLNKEGQAMKGNRVKKTKPAAHFLPKPLEVAMYREPSLHDVGETVPKAAVPPSKSTSEPAVMNGGKPVSKPDKPAT